In Humulus lupulus chromosome 7, drHumLupu1.1, whole genome shotgun sequence, the following are encoded in one genomic region:
- the LOC133789053 gene encoding auxin-responsive protein SAUR21-like — protein sequence MAFGLSGFVQGKKALRRSLSGIKEVTIPKGCLAIYVGEDQKKRYVVPLSYLNEPAFQDLLSMAEEEFGYEHPMGGLTIPCREDIFIDITSQLT from the coding sequence ATGGCATTTGGATTGTCCGGCTTTGTTCAGGGTAAGAAGGCTCTCCGAAGATCACTTTCAGGCATCAAAGAAGTAACCATTCCAAAAGGCTGCTTAGCTATCTATGTTGGAGAAGATCAGAAGAAGCGTTATGTAGTACCTCTTTCGTACCTAAATGAGCCTGCATTTCAAGACTTGCTGAGTATGGCAGAAGAAGAATTCGGATATGAGCACCCGATGGGTGGACTCACAATTCCTTGCAGAGAAGACATATTCATTGATATCACATCTCAGTTGACTTGA